The following coding sequences are from one Manis pentadactyla isolate mManPen7 chromosome 13, mManPen7.hap1, whole genome shotgun sequence window:
- the SMIM32 gene encoding small integral membrane protein 32, with the protein MYGDVFNATGGPEAAAGGALGLAATVKAEGALPLELATARGVRDGAAARPDLPTYLLLFFLLLLSVALVVLFIGCQLRHSAFAALPHDRSLRDARAPWKTRPV; encoded by the coding sequence ATGTACGGCGACGTGTTCAACGCCACGGGCGGCCCCgaggcggcggcgggcggcgcgCTGGGCCTGGCGGCCACGGTCAAGGCAGAGGGCGCGCTGCCGCTGGAGCTGGCCACCGCGCGCGGGGTGCGGGACGGCGCGGCCGCCAGGCCCGACCTGCCCACCTACCTGCTGCTCTTCTTCCTGCTGCTGCTCTCCGTGGCGCTCGTCGTCCTCTTCATCGGCTGCCAGCTGCGCCACTCGGCCTTCGCGGCGCTGCCCCACGACCGCTCGCTGCGCGACGCCCGCGCGCCCTGGAAGACGCGGCCGGTGTAG